Below is a window of Streptomyces sp. ITFR-16 DNA.
CGAACGCGGGGGGCCGGGCCGAGCTCGCCGAGCACCTTCAGGAGGTCGAGCTGCGCGCGCACGGCGGTGACGTCGCGCTGCACGCGGCGATCGAGCGTGTCTGCGCCCAGCCGCTGGCGGACGTCTCCTGGGGCATGACCCTGCTCCACGGCCACCGCGACAACGAGTTTGCCTTGCTCCTTCGCGCCCACCACGGCCTCCTGGACGGCATGTCCCTGATTGGGATCATGCTCGCCGCGGTGCGGGAACCCCGCCTCCCACACCGCCGCACGCCTCCTGCGCCCTCACCCTCCTGGACGACAGGACGCGTGCGAGCCCTGGTACGCGCGGTCGCCGGCCTCGCGCTGCCCGCGCGCACCATCAGCCTCGGCCCCCCGCGCGGCCAGGCCCCCACCGGCCCACCCAGGCGCCTGTGGGTTCACACTCCACTGCCCCGTATCAAGGCCATCGCGCGTGCGGCCGGCACCAGCCTCAACGACGTCTACCTGGCCGCCCTCGCCGGCGCCCTGCGCCCCGGTCTGTCCGAACGTGCCACAGGCACCGTGCGGGCGATAGTCCCTCTCAACACCCGGCGCAGCAGTACGAGCACCGCGTTGGGCAACTTCCACCGCGGCGTCCCCGTCGTCCTGCCCTGCCACATGCCCACCGCCGCCGAGCGCCTGGCCGCCACACACCTGGCCACCGCGAACATCCTGACCAGCCGCCGCGATCCCGACGCGGATGTTCTGTTTGACGTCCTGCCCTCGCGCTGGCATGGCAGAGCCCTGACACGAATCCTGCACCCACGGCGCACCACTATGGTGGCCACCCACGTCCCCGGTCCCGCACATCCCCTCGAACTCGAAGGCCGTAGCATTGAGGCCTTGCTGCCGCTGATGTTCCTGCCCGCAGGACACCACCTGTCGGTCTGCCTGGGCGAATACGCCGGAACGGCGCACCTGGCCGTCGTCGCCGATCCCAGCCTGTCCGGCATCGACGAACTTCCCACCCGCTGGCTCGCCGAACTCGACGCGCTCCAAGCCACCTTCACACAACCCCGACGATCTTCGGATGCCAACGTTCAGTCAGCGCGGTGACGGCCGGGACGTACTCGGAATGGGTATGTGTGACAAGCCGCGTGCCTCACTGGTGACAACCAGACTGCTTCGATCGCTCCCGTCCGCCAGCTCATCCGCCTCGGCCGGTGACACCTATCGTGCTTCGGCTCAACCGGTTGGTCCGGGCTCGCTCGCGTACGGCGCGGCAGCCCGGCCACTGTCCACAGGCGAACCGTGGTCCCTGGAGGTATGAGCGATCACGAGCAGCAGCCGGCCCCGCGTCGCGGCAAGGTCCTGGAAGCCCTCGCGCGGGCGGAGCGGAAGGTCTACCCGGCCCGCCCCGAGTCCGCAAATACACAGGTGAAATTTCTCCTCAGAAGCTGTTTTCAAAGGCGAGGGCTGTGAGCGCTGCCTTTGGGGTCACCCGTTTGGTGGTGCGGAGTGAGCGGTTATGCCGGGCGGGGGTGACGGTGGCAGTGTCTGCAGATCTCCGTCAGAGGAGTTTGGTCATGATCATCAAGAAGTTGCACGAGGCGGGTTTGCGTAGTGATCACGCCTATACGGCTGCTGTGGTCTCGATCGGGCT
It encodes the following:
- a CDS encoding wax ester/triacylglycerol synthase domain-containing protein is translated as MHDHDAATAGERWFDYAAAHPHSSMEIGGVAVIAGPAPSTTELHALIDLVRAAHPPLRDRARPRGTNAGGRAELAEHLQEVELRAHGGDVALHAAIERVCAQPLADVSWGMTLLHGHRDNEFALLLRAHHGLLDGMSLIGIMLAAVREPRLPHRRTPPAPSPSWTTGRVRALVRAVAGLALPARTISLGPPRGQAPTGPPRRLWVHTPLPRIKAIARAAGTSLNDVYLAALAGALRPGLSERATGTVRAIVPLNTRRSSTSTALGNFHRGVPVVLPCHMPTAAERLAATHLATANILTSRRDPDADVLFDVLPSRWHGRALTRILHPRRTTMVATHVPGPAHPLELEGRSIEALLPLMFLPAGHHLSVCLGEYAGTAHLAVVADPSLSGIDELPTRWLAELDALQATFTQPRRSSDANVQSAR